The nucleotide window TTACTTCGACAAGGGAGGCTCGATTCAGATTTTTCCGGAGGGCACCAGCGTAAGTGAGCGGCGGTTGCGGCCCCTCAAAACCGGGGCGGCCCGCATCAGCCTGGGAGCTGAGGCCCGTCATGACTTTAAGCTGGGGTTGCGCATCCTGCCCATTGGTATCAATTACTTCGACCCCAGCCGGTTCCGCTCCGACGTGTTTGTCAACATTGGCAAGCCCATCATGGTGGCCGACTACGCCGCCGCTTACCACGCTGACCCCGAAGCTGCTGCCGATGCGCTGACCGAGGAAATTCGGCGGCGGCTGGAGCAGCGGCTGGTCATTACCCGCGACGCGGCCGAGGATGAGCTGGTACTGCAGATTGAGCGCACTTTCGGCGAGCATCTGATTCCCGACGACGAAGAAACTCTCTACGACAACTTCCAGCTAAGCCGGGCCCTATTGGAAGCTGTACCCTACTTTGAGCAGCACGACCCGGCCCGCCTAACCCAGGTGCGCGAGCAGCTCAGCGCCTATTTGCTCGACCTGGACCGCCTGCGCCTCACCGACGAAGCATTGGAGTCGAGTAAGGGTGGGGCAAGCGCTGGGCGCGGGCTACGGTTTCGGGCATCAAGCTGGTACTGGGCTTTCCCGTGTATGTATACGGGCTCGTCAACAACTACATTCCCTACATTCTGCCGTCCATGATTGCCAAACGGGCTACCAAGGACCTGGAATTTGTGGCGCCCATCATGCTGGTTACCGGCATTCTTACCTTTGGCTTCGGCTACGCTCTGCAGATTGGCTTGGTGCATCACTTCACCCAAAACTGGCTATGGACGTTGCTTTACGCCCTGAGCCTGGCTCCCACCGGCTTTTACGCCCTGAGCTACTGGAACAACCTGCAAGCCCGCCTGCGGCGCCTGCGGGCCCTGAAGCTGTTCCGCACCAAGCGTCCGGCCATGGAGGCCTTACTCCGCCAGCGCCAATCGATTCTGAAACTGCTCAGCGAAGCCCGGGCTGCCTTCCTGGCCGCTACGGGTGCCGCTACACCGCGCCAAGTAGGGTAGAGAGCAAAAAGGAGTAACCCCAAAACGTCATGTCGACCAGCGGGAGACATCTTGCGTGCTGAGACTACTAGAGTAATCTAATTACTATTACACGCAAGATGTCTCCCGCTGGTCGACATGACGCTCTACTTATATCAAGCGACTCAGCCTTTAGAAATCGGCTTTAACTCCCAGGCCCAGTACCAGAATCTGGCCGACGCTGAGGCCTTTGGTGTTGGTGAGGTAGCTGTGCAGGTATAAGTCGTTCGTGCTCAAGTCGTAGTAGAGCGACACGGTGCGGGGCCGGCCGTTGGTCTTGGCCGGGCGCACGTAGGTTACGCGGCCTCCGGCCAAGGGGCCGTAGCGCGTATCCGACGACCACCAGTAATAGTCGCGGGTGTACTGCCCACGTTCTTCATCGTTGAGGGTGCCGTGGGTAT belongs to Hymenobacter cellulosilyticus and includes:
- a CDS encoding lysophospholipid acyltransferase family protein, with translation MLFYTVVKPVVQLALRVFFRRLEIRHHERLEHPGPMLIVSNHPNTLMDPLVVAANRREPIAFLAKSTFFKNPISRAIFLSGNCIPIYRRQDAESGDAGITPEELAQRNEAAFGQCYNYFDKGGSIQIFPEGTSVSERRLRPLKTGAARISLGAEARHDFKLGLRILPIGINYFDPSRFRSDVFVNIGKPIMVADYAAAYHADPEAAADALTEEIRRRLEQRLVITRDAAEDELVLQIERTFGEHLIPDDEETLYDNFQLSRALLEAVPYFEQHDPARLTQVREQLSAYLLDLDRLRLTDEALESSKGGASAGRGLRFRASSWYWAFPCMYTGSSTTTFPTFCRP